A genomic stretch from Ictalurus punctatus breed USDA103 chromosome 2, Coco_2.0, whole genome shotgun sequence includes:
- the nek1 gene encoding serine/threonine-protein kinase Nek1 isoform X1, producing the protein MDKYEKVKKIGEGSFGKAILVKSKEDGHQYVIKEIGISRMSNKERQESRKEVAVLANMSHPNIVQYKESFEEKGCLYIVMDYCEGGDLFKKINNQKGLLFPEEQILDWFVQICLALKHVHDRKILHRDIKSQNIFLTKDGTVQLGDFGIARVLSSTVELARTCIGTPYYLSPEICENKPYNNKSDIWALGCVLYEMCTLKHAFEAGNMKNLVLNIIRGSYPPVSVHYSQDLRALLGLLFKRNPRERPSVGAILNKPFLARRIQKFLSPQLIAQEFSKQPKINVAQGVPAKHPIPGPASITPAQKITKPAAKYGVPLIAKRPADTIRKPADAARKPAERKLGVKFRQALPPAAVQRRMSRLEEERRRHEDGAKKKRVELMERERKQREQMFILKAAQMKRFEREKLNRINRAREQGWKNVLSSSGGSSPERKFFGGGGMGVSPTPVPIPSLPGPAHVPPSLPGSKASGDCIPAKPALDPGMPNGHACVSDYHSVKSQARRTSLQNETVTKNDYANRLRAQVAAERANQVKEFLQRKQEALHNKVRAEGQLGARQNLATIFASRTNSSRGRRPRVNKEEEEYLARLRQIRLQNFNERLQIKARLRGEKHDSECSDSQESCEELELRRKKIEALKVQSKARAAVLKEQLEKKRREAYEKEKKAWKEHLAARGVKVDIGPPKGAAPPWPDHTPQDAITKATPSSRPNTPAISMTAALKDVGVTASGQSSPMKEDPSKPETSDVQSDRKEILRRLNHNLRAYPSKEEGEQEMTPLSEPGPDPQPCQPVTDERPQSGGDRRRWETGAPPVLSVAQCTLEDTCSTMAGSQTASSEASPVSGGDRKKWQPGDVPLAVAHQTLEDTSITTAEQTTGEVIPMEAWQGEGLRKVWGQTPVSEVLKILEQAELQPLTQCLDNSSICDDTHTESLIPSLGTSDDPEGVTLGPYLQPSQAVIDQDQEEQATISKVQDQQPAICPDQEHQAVIVQVQDRQVDIAPDQEQEVNIPQDQDQHTPNDQDHEQVSECPEALSDAVVISSHELKPDSPEKSLPDEKGTEETDEIESLVLEDDLPQISRPPAEVVNAWGEKAVQPGPQEGSATPAEKQNDEKTLGVEDEKQMGDAATSFSVSVPGDAAFVRLSCSPAHRRAVALSTMSAQSSMEDRSSSVTSRSRSVSPLRRHDDALLIGLSTGLFDANNPKMLRTCSLPDLRKIFSGSTEPDGASAHDNNLEIEDLEDKEDEQSDTDAYEDEDLRELRASMERLLQQQQSDDDDEETGMSDGSPLDEDEHAGLNGQSKSSSVEGTLKSAAALEEDDDDPDSSPEEEASNGHDAEEDEEQNSEGKLNEEWQSDDGEEEGMSDLEQQDSIFSRLEVLRFHLEQAMGFEHFIQAYNKIKELIEDEDKSIAVGSDMVQSILGPEHQHLYPKILHLVMADGAYEEDNDE; encoded by the exons ATGGATAAATATGAGAAGGTGAAGAAGATCGGGGAGGGATCTTTCGGGAAAGCCATTCTGGTAAAGTCCAAGGAGGATGGTCACCAGTACGTCATCAAGGAGATCGGCATCTCCAGG ATGTCTAATAAAGAGAGACAAGAGTCGCGCAAAGAAGTGGCCGTGTTGGCGAACATGAGTCACCCCAATATTGTGCAGTACAAGGAGTCATTTGAAG AGAAAGGTTGCCTGTATATCGTGATGGACTACTGCGAGGGAGGCGACCTGTTTAAGAAGATCAACAACCAGAAAGGACTTCTTTTCCCTGAAGAACAG ATACTTGACTGGTTTGTGCAGATATGCCTGGCTCTCAAACACGTACACGATCGTAAGATCCTTCACAGGGATATCAAGTCACAG AATATTTTCCTGACTAAGGATGGTACAGTACAGCTAGGGGACTTTGGGATCGCCAGAGTTTTAAGCAG TACCGTGGAGTTGGCCAGGACCTGCATCGGCACACCTTACTATCTTTCCCCTGAGATTTGTGAAAATAAACCATACAACAATAAAAG TGATATTTGGGCCTTGGGATGTGTCCTGTATGAAATGTGCACACTTAAGCATGCT TTTGAGGCCGGGAACATGAAGAATTTGGTGCTGAACATCATCCGAGGTTCATACCCCCCAGTGTCGGTGCATTACTCTCAGGATCTGCGTGCTCTCTTGGGCCTGCTTTTCAAACGCAACCCGCGGGAGAGACCCTCAGTCGGTGCCATACTGAACAAGCCGTTTCTCGCCCGCAGAATCCAGAAGTTTCTCTCTCCGCAG ctcaTCGCTCAGGAATTCAGCAAACAACCCAAAATAAATGTTGCCCAGGGAGTACCAG CCAAGCACCCAATCCCTGGTCCAGCATCCATTACCCCTGCTCAGAAAATCACTAAACCAGCCGCCAAATACGGAGTGCCTTTAATAGCGAAGAGACCTGCCGACACCATCCGGAAACCAGCTGATGCAGCCAGGAAACCGGCAGAGAGGAAGCTCGGGGTCAAATTCAGACAG GCTCTTCCTCCAGCAGCagttcagaggagaatgagtcgactggaggaggagaggaggaggcaTGAG GATGGAGCGAAGAAAAAACGAGTGGagctgatggagagagagaggaaacagcGAGAGCAG atgTTTATCCTGAAGGCTGCTCAGATGAAAAGATTTGAGAGGGAGAAG CTTAATAGGATCAACCGTGCACGAGAGCAAGGCTGGAAGAACGTTTTAAGCTCCAGTGGAGGAAGTAGCCCAGAGAGGAAG TTTTTTGGGGGTGGAGGTATGGGAGTCTCTCCTACTCCAGTACCAATCCCCTCTCTTCCTGGACCTGCCCATGTCCCACCTTCACTTCCGGGCTCCAAAGCATCAGGGGACTGCATCCCAGCAAA GCCTGCCCTAGACCCTGGAATGCCTAATGGGCATGCCTGCGTCTCAGATTATCACTCTGTCAAGAGCCAGGCACGGAGGACAAGTCTCCAAAACGAGACCGTAACTAAAAATGACTATGCTAACAG GCTGCGAGCTCAGGTTGCGGCAGAGAGGGCCAATCAGGTGAAGGAGTTCCTGCAGCGCAAACAAGAAGCCCTGCACAATAAAGTCCGTGCCGAAGGCCAGTTG GGGGCCCGGCAAAACCTGGCCACCATCTTTGCGAGTCGGACAAACTCTTCCCGAGGCAGGAGACCCAGGGTCAACAAAGAGGAGGAG GAGTACTTGGCACGGTTGAGGCAGATCAGACTGCAGAACTTTAACGAGCGCCTGCAGATTAAAGCTCGCCTCAGAGGAGAGAAG catgacagtgagtGTTCAGACAGTCAGGAGTCTTGTGAGGAGTTGGAGCTCAGGAGGAAAAAGATTGAAGCTCTGAAG GTGCAGTCGAAGGCCCGTGCAGCTGTCCTGAAAGAGCAGCTAGAGAAGAAACGGAGAGAGGCTTacgagaaagaaaagaaagcatgGAAAGAGCAT CTCGCTGCTCGAGGAGTAAAGGTTGACATCGGACCCCCGAAAGGAGCTGCGCCACCTTGGCCTGACCACACCCCTCAGGATGCCATCACTAAAGCCACACCCTCTTCTAGACCCAACACTCCAGCTATCTCTATGACTGCAGCGCTGAAGGATGTTGGCGTG ACTGCATCTGGGCAGAGTTCCCCAATGAAGGAAGATCCCTCAAAACCCGAGACATCAGATGTTCAG AGTGACAGGAAGGAGATTCTGCGCAGACTGAATCATAATTTAAGGGCATACCCTTCTAAAGAAGAGGGCGAGCAAGAGATGACACCTCTCAGTGAGCCAGGCCCCGACCCTCAGCCCTGCCAGCCAGTCACAGATGAGAGACCACAATCTGGGGGTGACAGACGTAGATGGGAGACCGGAGCTCCTCCTGTACTCTCGGTAGCACAGTGCACTCTGGAGGACACGTGTAGCACTATGGCAG GCTCTCAGACAGCGTCTTCAGAGGCGAGTCCCGTCTCTGGTGGTGACAGGAAGAAGTGGCAGCCTGGTGATGTTCCGCTTGCTGTGGCTCATCAGACTCTGGAGGACACCAGTATCACTACAGCAG AACAGACAACAGGTGAGGTCATTCCTATGGAGGCCTGGCAAGGGGAGGGGCTAAGGAAAGTATGGGGGCAGACCCCAgtttcagaagttttgaaaatTCTCGAGCAGGCTGAACTTCAGCCACTCACCCAGTGCCTGGATAACAGCAGCATTTGTGACGATACACACACCG AAAGCCTTATCCCTTCATTGGGGACTTCAGATGATCCTGAAGGAGTTACGTTGGGGCCTTACCTTCAGCCAAGCCAAGCCGTCATTGACCAAGACCAGGAAGAGCAAGCCACGATCAGCAAGGTCCAGGATCAGCAACCTGCTATTTGCCCAGATCAGGAACATCAAGCTGTCATTGTGCAGGTCCAAGATCGGCAAGTTGACATTGCCCCAGATCAGGAACAAGAAGTTAACATTCCCCAGGACCAAGATCAGCACACTCCGAATGACCAGGACCATGAGCAAGTATCAGAGTGTCCAGAGGCTCTGTCAGACGCAGTAGTGATCAGCAGTCACGAACTAAAACCAGACTCTCCAGAGAAGAGTCTCCCTGATGAAAAAGGGACTGAGG AAACAGATGAAATAGAGAGTTTGGTTCTGGAGGACGACCTTCCGCAGATATCCAGACCTCCGGCTGAAGTGGTAAATGCGTGGGGAGAGAAGGCTGTCCAACCCGG GCCACAAGAGGGCAGTGCAACACCGGCAGAGAAGCAGAATGACGAAAAGACTCTAGGTGTGGAGGATGAAAAGCAAATGGGGGATGCAG CCACTTCTTTCTCCGTGTCAGTGCCTGGTGACGCTGCATTTGTGAGGTTGAGCTGTAGTCCAGCACACAGGCGCGCAGTGGCGCTGTCCACCATGTCCGCCCAGTCCTCGATGGAAGACAGGTCGTCCTCAGTCACTTCCCGCTCACGCTCCGTGTCACCGCTACGCCGCCATGATGACGCACTTTTGATCGGCCTCTCCACTGGCCTTTTTGACGCCAACAACCCTAAG ATGCTGAGGACATGCTCTCTACCAGATCTCCGTAAAATCTTCAGTGGCTCTACAGAACCTGATGGTGCCTCTGCGCATGACAACAATCTGGAGATCGAGGACCTGGAGGACAAAGAGGATGAGCAGTCTGATACAGA TGCATATGAGGATGAAGATCTGCGAGAGCTCAGAGCCTCGATGGAGAGGCTGCTTCAACAGCAAcaaagtgatgatgatgatgaagagacTGGTATGTCTGATGGCAGTCCTCTTGATGAAGACGAGCATGCCGGATTGAATGGTCAGAGCAAGAGCAGTTCAGTGGAGGGTACCTTGAAGAGTGCAGCAGCTCTggaggaggatgatgacgaTCCTGACAGCAGTCCTGAAGAAGAGGCCAGCAACGGGCATGATgcagaggaggatgaagaacaGAACAGCGAGGGGAAGCTCAACGAGGAGTGGCAGTCAG ATGACGGTGAGGAAGAGGGGATGAGTGATTTGGAGCAGCAGGACAGTATATTCAGCCGTCTGGAAGTGCTGCGTTTTCATTTGGAGCAGGCCATGGGCTTTGAGCACTTCATCCAAGCCTACAACAAGATCAAG GAACTAATTGAAGACGAAGACAAGAGCATCGCTGTGGGTTCTGACATGGTGCAAAGCATTCTGGGACCTGAGCACCAGCACCTGTATCCCAAAATCCTCCACTTAGTAATGGCAGATGGAGCATATGAAGAAG
- the nek1 gene encoding serine/threonine-protein kinase Nek1 isoform X3 — MDKYEKVKKIGEGSFGKAILVKSKEDGHQYVIKEIGISRMSNKERQESRKEVAVLANMSHPNIVQYKESFEEKGCLYIVMDYCEGGDLFKKINNQKGLLFPEEQILDWFVQICLALKHVHDRKILHRDIKSQNIFLTKDGTVQLGDFGIARVLSSTVELARTCIGTPYYLSPEICENKPYNNKSDIWALGCVLYEMCTLKHAFEAGNMKNLVLNIIRGSYPPVSVHYSQDLRALLGLLFKRNPRERPSVGAILNKPFLARRIQKFLSPQLIAQEFSKQPKINVAQGVPAKHPIPGPASITPAQKITKPAAKYGVPLIAKRPADTIRKPADAARKPAERKLGVKFRQDGAKKKRVELMERERKQREQMFILKAAQMKRFEREKLNRINRAREQGWKNVLSSSGGSSPERKFFGGGGMGVSPTPVPIPSLPGPAHVPPSLPGSKASGDCIPAKPALDPGMPNGHACVSDYHSVKSQARRTSLQNETVTKNDYANRLRAQVAAERANQVKEFLQRKQEALHNKVRAEGQLGARQNLATIFASRTNSSRGRRPRVNKEEEEYLARLRQIRLQNFNERLQIKARLRGEKHDSECSDSQESCEELELRRKKIEALKVQSKARAAVLKEQLEKKRREAYEKEKKAWKEHLAARGVKVDIGPPKGAAPPWPDHTPQDAITKATPSSRPNTPAISMTAALKDVGVTASGQSSPMKEDPSKPETSDVQSDRKEILRRLNHNLRAYPSKEEGEQEMTPLSEPGPDPQPCQPVTDERPQSGGDRRRWETGAPPVLSVAQCTLEDTCSTMAGSQTASSEASPVSGGDRKKWQPGDVPLAVAHQTLEDTSITTAEQTTGEVIPMEAWQGEGLRKVWGQTPVSEVLKILEQAELQPLTQCLDNSSICDDTHTESLIPSLGTSDDPEGVTLGPYLQPSQAVIDQDQEEQATISKVQDQQPAICPDQEHQAVIVQVQDRQVDIAPDQEQEVNIPQDQDQHTPNDQDHEQVSECPEALSDAVVISSHELKPDSPEKSLPDEKGTEETDEIESLVLEDDLPQISRPPAEVVNAWGEKAVQPGPQEGSATPAEKQNDEKTLGVEDEKQMGDAATSFSVSVPGDAAFVRLSCSPAHRRAVALSTMSAQSSMEDRSSSVTSRSRSVSPLRRHDDALLIGLSTGLFDANNPKMLRTCSLPDLRKIFSGSTEPDGASAHDNNLEIEDLEDKEDEQSDTDAYEDEDLRELRASMERLLQQQQSDDDDEETGMSDGSPLDEDEHAGLNGQSKSSSVEGTLKSAAALEEDDDDPDSSPEEEASNGHDAEEDEEQNSEGKLNEEWQSDDGEEEGMSDLEQQDSIFSRLEVLRFHLEQAMGFEHFIQAYNKIKELIEDEDKSIAVGSDMVQSILGPEHQHLYPKILHLVMADGAYEEDNDE, encoded by the exons ATGGATAAATATGAGAAGGTGAAGAAGATCGGGGAGGGATCTTTCGGGAAAGCCATTCTGGTAAAGTCCAAGGAGGATGGTCACCAGTACGTCATCAAGGAGATCGGCATCTCCAGG ATGTCTAATAAAGAGAGACAAGAGTCGCGCAAAGAAGTGGCCGTGTTGGCGAACATGAGTCACCCCAATATTGTGCAGTACAAGGAGTCATTTGAAG AGAAAGGTTGCCTGTATATCGTGATGGACTACTGCGAGGGAGGCGACCTGTTTAAGAAGATCAACAACCAGAAAGGACTTCTTTTCCCTGAAGAACAG ATACTTGACTGGTTTGTGCAGATATGCCTGGCTCTCAAACACGTACACGATCGTAAGATCCTTCACAGGGATATCAAGTCACAG AATATTTTCCTGACTAAGGATGGTACAGTACAGCTAGGGGACTTTGGGATCGCCAGAGTTTTAAGCAG TACCGTGGAGTTGGCCAGGACCTGCATCGGCACACCTTACTATCTTTCCCCTGAGATTTGTGAAAATAAACCATACAACAATAAAAG TGATATTTGGGCCTTGGGATGTGTCCTGTATGAAATGTGCACACTTAAGCATGCT TTTGAGGCCGGGAACATGAAGAATTTGGTGCTGAACATCATCCGAGGTTCATACCCCCCAGTGTCGGTGCATTACTCTCAGGATCTGCGTGCTCTCTTGGGCCTGCTTTTCAAACGCAACCCGCGGGAGAGACCCTCAGTCGGTGCCATACTGAACAAGCCGTTTCTCGCCCGCAGAATCCAGAAGTTTCTCTCTCCGCAG ctcaTCGCTCAGGAATTCAGCAAACAACCCAAAATAAATGTTGCCCAGGGAGTACCAG CCAAGCACCCAATCCCTGGTCCAGCATCCATTACCCCTGCTCAGAAAATCACTAAACCAGCCGCCAAATACGGAGTGCCTTTAATAGCGAAGAGACCTGCCGACACCATCCGGAAACCAGCTGATGCAGCCAGGAAACCGGCAGAGAGGAAGCTCGGGGTCAAATTCAGACAG GATGGAGCGAAGAAAAAACGAGTGGagctgatggagagagagaggaaacagcGAGAGCAG atgTTTATCCTGAAGGCTGCTCAGATGAAAAGATTTGAGAGGGAGAAG CTTAATAGGATCAACCGTGCACGAGAGCAAGGCTGGAAGAACGTTTTAAGCTCCAGTGGAGGAAGTAGCCCAGAGAGGAAG TTTTTTGGGGGTGGAGGTATGGGAGTCTCTCCTACTCCAGTACCAATCCCCTCTCTTCCTGGACCTGCCCATGTCCCACCTTCACTTCCGGGCTCCAAAGCATCAGGGGACTGCATCCCAGCAAA GCCTGCCCTAGACCCTGGAATGCCTAATGGGCATGCCTGCGTCTCAGATTATCACTCTGTCAAGAGCCAGGCACGGAGGACAAGTCTCCAAAACGAGACCGTAACTAAAAATGACTATGCTAACAG GCTGCGAGCTCAGGTTGCGGCAGAGAGGGCCAATCAGGTGAAGGAGTTCCTGCAGCGCAAACAAGAAGCCCTGCACAATAAAGTCCGTGCCGAAGGCCAGTTG GGGGCCCGGCAAAACCTGGCCACCATCTTTGCGAGTCGGACAAACTCTTCCCGAGGCAGGAGACCCAGGGTCAACAAAGAGGAGGAG GAGTACTTGGCACGGTTGAGGCAGATCAGACTGCAGAACTTTAACGAGCGCCTGCAGATTAAAGCTCGCCTCAGAGGAGAGAAG catgacagtgagtGTTCAGACAGTCAGGAGTCTTGTGAGGAGTTGGAGCTCAGGAGGAAAAAGATTGAAGCTCTGAAG GTGCAGTCGAAGGCCCGTGCAGCTGTCCTGAAAGAGCAGCTAGAGAAGAAACGGAGAGAGGCTTacgagaaagaaaagaaagcatgGAAAGAGCAT CTCGCTGCTCGAGGAGTAAAGGTTGACATCGGACCCCCGAAAGGAGCTGCGCCACCTTGGCCTGACCACACCCCTCAGGATGCCATCACTAAAGCCACACCCTCTTCTAGACCCAACACTCCAGCTATCTCTATGACTGCAGCGCTGAAGGATGTTGGCGTG ACTGCATCTGGGCAGAGTTCCCCAATGAAGGAAGATCCCTCAAAACCCGAGACATCAGATGTTCAG AGTGACAGGAAGGAGATTCTGCGCAGACTGAATCATAATTTAAGGGCATACCCTTCTAAAGAAGAGGGCGAGCAAGAGATGACACCTCTCAGTGAGCCAGGCCCCGACCCTCAGCCCTGCCAGCCAGTCACAGATGAGAGACCACAATCTGGGGGTGACAGACGTAGATGGGAGACCGGAGCTCCTCCTGTACTCTCGGTAGCACAGTGCACTCTGGAGGACACGTGTAGCACTATGGCAG GCTCTCAGACAGCGTCTTCAGAGGCGAGTCCCGTCTCTGGTGGTGACAGGAAGAAGTGGCAGCCTGGTGATGTTCCGCTTGCTGTGGCTCATCAGACTCTGGAGGACACCAGTATCACTACAGCAG AACAGACAACAGGTGAGGTCATTCCTATGGAGGCCTGGCAAGGGGAGGGGCTAAGGAAAGTATGGGGGCAGACCCCAgtttcagaagttttgaaaatTCTCGAGCAGGCTGAACTTCAGCCACTCACCCAGTGCCTGGATAACAGCAGCATTTGTGACGATACACACACCG AAAGCCTTATCCCTTCATTGGGGACTTCAGATGATCCTGAAGGAGTTACGTTGGGGCCTTACCTTCAGCCAAGCCAAGCCGTCATTGACCAAGACCAGGAAGAGCAAGCCACGATCAGCAAGGTCCAGGATCAGCAACCTGCTATTTGCCCAGATCAGGAACATCAAGCTGTCATTGTGCAGGTCCAAGATCGGCAAGTTGACATTGCCCCAGATCAGGAACAAGAAGTTAACATTCCCCAGGACCAAGATCAGCACACTCCGAATGACCAGGACCATGAGCAAGTATCAGAGTGTCCAGAGGCTCTGTCAGACGCAGTAGTGATCAGCAGTCACGAACTAAAACCAGACTCTCCAGAGAAGAGTCTCCCTGATGAAAAAGGGACTGAGG AAACAGATGAAATAGAGAGTTTGGTTCTGGAGGACGACCTTCCGCAGATATCCAGACCTCCGGCTGAAGTGGTAAATGCGTGGGGAGAGAAGGCTGTCCAACCCGG GCCACAAGAGGGCAGTGCAACACCGGCAGAGAAGCAGAATGACGAAAAGACTCTAGGTGTGGAGGATGAAAAGCAAATGGGGGATGCAG CCACTTCTTTCTCCGTGTCAGTGCCTGGTGACGCTGCATTTGTGAGGTTGAGCTGTAGTCCAGCACACAGGCGCGCAGTGGCGCTGTCCACCATGTCCGCCCAGTCCTCGATGGAAGACAGGTCGTCCTCAGTCACTTCCCGCTCACGCTCCGTGTCACCGCTACGCCGCCATGATGACGCACTTTTGATCGGCCTCTCCACTGGCCTTTTTGACGCCAACAACCCTAAG ATGCTGAGGACATGCTCTCTACCAGATCTCCGTAAAATCTTCAGTGGCTCTACAGAACCTGATGGTGCCTCTGCGCATGACAACAATCTGGAGATCGAGGACCTGGAGGACAAAGAGGATGAGCAGTCTGATACAGA TGCATATGAGGATGAAGATCTGCGAGAGCTCAGAGCCTCGATGGAGAGGCTGCTTCAACAGCAAcaaagtgatgatgatgatgaagagacTGGTATGTCTGATGGCAGTCCTCTTGATGAAGACGAGCATGCCGGATTGAATGGTCAGAGCAAGAGCAGTTCAGTGGAGGGTACCTTGAAGAGTGCAGCAGCTCTggaggaggatgatgacgaTCCTGACAGCAGTCCTGAAGAAGAGGCCAGCAACGGGCATGATgcagaggaggatgaagaacaGAACAGCGAGGGGAAGCTCAACGAGGAGTGGCAGTCAG ATGACGGTGAGGAAGAGGGGATGAGTGATTTGGAGCAGCAGGACAGTATATTCAGCCGTCTGGAAGTGCTGCGTTTTCATTTGGAGCAGGCCATGGGCTTTGAGCACTTCATCCAAGCCTACAACAAGATCAAG GAACTAATTGAAGACGAAGACAAGAGCATCGCTGTGGGTTCTGACATGGTGCAAAGCATTCTGGGACCTGAGCACCAGCACCTGTATCCCAAAATCCTCCACTTAGTAATGGCAGATGGAGCATATGAAGAAG